The DNA region GGGCAGCAGGAAGCCGAGGGACATGACGAAGAGGTTGCTGGACCAAGCCACGGGCTCCATGCTCGCTTCGTTCATGTGCGGCTGCTGGCCGGAAAGGCCGAGGATGCGCGGCACGCTGGGGCCGTGCACGTCCACGTCCAGAAGGCCGACCTTCTTGCCCGCCATGGACAGCGCGATGGCGATGTTGGTGGCCACCGTGGACTTGCCCACGCCGCCCTTGCCGGACAGGACCACAATCTTGTTTTTGATGCGCGAGAGCCGCGCCTGCATCTGAAGTTCTTCCTGGCTGGGGCCGCTGCAGCCGCCTGCATCGCAGGAGCCGCCGGAACCGCAGCCTGTGCATTCGTCACTCATGGTGTATCTCCTTATGATGATTCCGATTTCGAATCTTTAGTGTAGCCTGGGGTATAGCCGGTTTCGCCCAGGAGCCGTTTCCACATGTGCTCGAAGAACGGCGTGTACGTGTCCGGCGCGTACTCTACAACGCTCTGTCCTGCAAGCTGCGCCGCGTTGAAATCCTGACTGTAGGGCACGGCGCCCAGGAAAATGAGCTTGCGCTCGCGGCAGGTGGCGGCGATGGATTGCGCCAACTCCGGGTTTACGTCCTCCTTGTTCACCAGGACGGCCGCCGGAATGTCAAAGTGCGCGGCAAGGTCTGCGATGCGGCCAAGATCGTGCTCGGCAGAGCGGGTCGGCTCTGTCACAATTAACGCGAGATCAGCGTTCGTCAAGGACGCGATGACCGGGCAACCGATGCCTGGAGGGCCGTCCGTGAGGATGACGTTGATGCCGCGATGCTCGGCCACCCGGGAGGAGCGCTGGCGCACCGTGGTCACGAGCTTGCCGGAGTTCTCCGCGCCGATGTCCAGCACGGCGTGGATCATGGGGCCGTACCGCGTTTCGGAGTCGTACCACACGCCGCACTTCTGCGGGCGCATGGAGATGGCCGAGGTGGGGCAGACGTAGGCGCACAGGCCGCAGCCTTCGCAAACCTCGTGCTTGACCACAGCGCGGCCCTCGCCGTCCGTGGTCATGGCGTCGAAGCGGCATTTTTCCACACACAGGCCGCACGCCGTGCAGAGTGACGGGTTCACGGAAGGGGCCTCGCCTGAGACGAAGTCGTGAATCTGAATGACGTTGGGCTCAAGAATCAGGTGCAGGTCTGCGGCGTCCACGTCGCAGTCCGCCAGGACTTTGGGCGGCCCGCACGAGGCGAGCGCAGCAGTGATGCTCGTCTTGCCGGTGCCGCCTTTTCCGGAAAGGACAACTATCTCGCGCATGCAATCGCCTCCTGCGCGGTTTGCTCCAGCGCGCTCCAGAGCTCGGCGTATCTCTCGGCGAGCTGGGCCACGGCGTCGATAAGCAGCTCCCCGCGGGAGCCGGCCTGCGCCGCATCCATGCTCATGGGCAGGGAGGCCAGATAGGGGATGGACTCCTGCGCAAGATACTCCTCCACGCGGTAATCACCCATGCCGGCGCGGTTGACCACGACGGCGTGGGGAATGCCCAGCACGCGCACGGTCTCCAGCGCGAGCTTGAAGTCGTGGAAGCCGAAGGCCGTGGGCTCCGCCACGAGCAGCACCAGGTCCGCACCCTGCAGGCCGGTGATGGCCGGGCAGGAGGCTCCGGGCGGGCAGTCCACGAAGACCACGGGAGCGTCGCCGCCGTCTTCGGTCCGGGCAATGGCCTCGGCCTCTTGCTTGACGGCGCGTATCAGCGGCGGAGACATGGCCTCGCCCACGCGCATCAGGCCGTCCACCACGTGCAGCAGACCGGCTGAGCTGTCCAGAATGTTGGACTTGATCCGGCCGTGGCGCACGGCCCCCACCTCGCGGATGCCGGGTTTGATGGCGTCGGCGGGACACGCTTCCTCGCACAGCCCGCAGGCGTGGCACAGCTCCGGGAAGACCATGACCTCGCCGACCATGAGGATGAGCGCCTTGAACCGGCAGAGCTCGACGCACGCGCCGCAGGACTCGCCCAGGCACGCATCCTCGTCGATCTCGGGCACGGTCACGTCCACTCGGCGCTGCGCGTCAAAACCGTCGCACAGGGAGATGTGGGCGTTGGGTTCCTCCACATCGCAGTCGGCCAGCACGACGCGGCGGCCCTGGCGGGCAACATGCACGGCCAGGTTGGTGGACACGGTGGTCTTGCCGGTGCCGCCTTTGCCGCTGGCCACTGCGATGCGCAGAGGACGAGACCGATCAACCACGGCCCCGTCCTCTGCCGGCCCCCCCGCCGCCAAATCCGCCACCGCCCATGCCGCCCCGGCCCATGCCGCGACCCATGCCACGACCCATTCCGCCGGGGCCCATGCCGCGACCCATGCCACGACCCATTCCGCCGGGGCCCATGCCGCCGCCACAGGGGCCGAGACCTCGGCCTGTCCGTTGTGGCGCAGGTTGGTTCATGGGAGCCTGAACGTTGTCCTGTTGTCCAAAATTCTGGACGGTGGGGTCGTTGACGTTCTGGTTCTGCCAGAAACGCCATCCCATACCTCGGCCCATGCCGCGACCCATGCCCATACAGCGGCGGAAGAATCCGCCGAACGGTCCGGTTCCATCACGATTAGGCATCATAGTACTCCTTGAAATGTATGGTTTACCAATGCCCCTGCTTGTCAGGGCCGTTGGTCACTGGCAGCTCGCCGCGCTTGTAGGCGTCCAGCGCCTCGGCGGCGGTGCCGCCCTCACGCAGATACACGCCGATGTTGCCCTTGCTCAGGGCGGCGTACGCTTTGGGGCCCACATGGCCGGTAATCACGGCCTGGGCGCCCGCCTTGGCCACGTTCATGGCGGACTGGATGCCCGCGCCCTGGGCCAGGTTGAGGTTCTGCTCGTTGTTCACGTACTCGGTGTCGCCGGACTCGGCATCCACGAGGAGGAAGCCGCTGGCGCGCCCGAAACGGGGGTCCACAGGGGCCGCAAGGTCCGGCCCGGGGCTCGATATGGCAATCTTCATGATCCACTCCTGTTTCTTGATGTGGCGTTGCTTCTGCGTCCGCCACGTGGGTTCACTTCGTTTCTGCCGCGTCTGCCCTGGCGGTTTCCCAACGGGTTGCCCCGTTGGTT from Oceanidesulfovibrio marinus includes:
- a CDS encoding ATP-binding protein; protein product: MREIVVLSGKGGTGKTSITAALASCGPPKVLADCDVDAADLHLILEPNVIQIHDFVSGEAPSVNPSLCTACGLCVEKCRFDAMTTDGEGRAVVKHEVCEGCGLCAYVCPTSAISMRPQKCGVWYDSETRYGPMIHAVLDIGAENSGKLVTTVRQRSSRVAEHRGINVILTDGPPGIGCPVIASLTNADLALIVTEPTRSAEHDLGRIADLAAHFDIPAAVLVNKEDVNPELAQSIAATCRERKLIFLGAVPYSQDFNAAQLAGQSVVEYAPDTYTPFFEHMWKRLLGETGYTPGYTKDSKSESS
- a CDS encoding P-loop NTPase — translated: MVDRSRPLRIAVASGKGGTGKTTVSTNLAVHVARQGRRVVLADCDVEEPNAHISLCDGFDAQRRVDVTVPEIDEDACLGESCGACVELCRFKALILMVGEVMVFPELCHACGLCEEACPADAIKPGIREVGAVRHGRIKSNILDSSAGLLHVVDGLMRVGEAMSPPLIRAVKQEAEAIARTEDGGDAPVVFVDCPPGASCPAITGLQGADLVLLVAEPTAFGFHDFKLALETVRVLGIPHAVVVNRAGMGDYRVEEYLAQESIPYLASLPMSMDAAQAGSRGELLIDAVAQLAERYAELWSALEQTAQEAIACAR
- a CDS encoding NifB/NifX family molybdenum-iron cluster-binding protein; protein product: MKIAISSPGPDLAAPVDPRFGRASGFLLVDAESGDTEYVNNEQNLNLAQGAGIQSAMNVAKAGAQAVITGHVGPKAYAALSKGNIGVYLREGGTAAEALDAYKRGELPVTNGPDKQGHW